One window of Brevibacillus choshinensis genomic DNA carries:
- a CDS encoding sensor histidine kinase: MVETVTLNLFNVSRKILDMAPSITTLWMQEIVRSMEIPVTIPRDFAEKRTALLARYLVENVDQDMQTWSLDMGEWLRSQEFPFSSILRTYQLYRNVFWRVLQPELHKWSLSPSDMLYLETQLGKAMDESVFWAVYHFEQMMNEELVQKEETISYLHNDKLTMLGKIAANMAHELRNPLCAIEGFLKLIGESTKEQAKLQSYIQVVMHEFENLHRQLTGFLSFSKKPILDEIFKTVQVESLFEEVELLITPRLLGENIRFEKLIHPCSLACYEEGLKQVIVNLLNNAIDAVQYRPDKFVSVIATSSDGWLYLSVENNGEMIPPEIVESLFQPFFTTKQNGTGIGLSICKNIIEKHHGTIHCDSNEKRTRFIVSLPIESVADQPLPKV, from the coding sequence ATGGTGGAGACCGTGACGCTTAACCTTTTTAATGTTTCTAGGAAAATTTTAGATATGGCACCAAGTATTACCACGTTGTGGATGCAAGAAATTGTTCGCAGCATGGAAATCCCTGTAACAATCCCCCGCGATTTTGCGGAAAAGCGTACGGCGCTCTTAGCTCGTTATCTAGTGGAAAATGTGGATCAAGACATGCAGACTTGGTCACTGGATATGGGAGAGTGGCTGCGCTCGCAGGAATTCCCCTTCTCCTCCATTTTGCGTACGTATCAGCTGTATCGAAATGTATTTTGGCGGGTTCTTCAACCTGAACTGCACAAATGGTCTTTGTCCCCTTCAGATATGCTTTATCTGGAGACCCAGCTCGGGAAAGCGATGGACGAGAGTGTCTTTTGGGCGGTCTATCATTTTGAGCAGATGATGAACGAAGAGCTGGTTCAAAAGGAAGAAACCATATCGTACTTACACAACGACAAATTGACGATGCTCGGTAAAATAGCAGCAAACATGGCCCATGAGCTCCGCAATCCGCTATGTGCGATCGAAGGATTCCTAAAGCTGATTGGAGAATCCACAAAGGAACAGGCTAAATTGCAGTCGTACATTCAGGTTGTCATGCATGAATTCGAGAATTTGCATCGGCAGCTTACGGGTTTCTTGAGTTTTTCAAAAAAACCGATCTTGGATGAAATTTTCAAGACCGTTCAGGTAGAAAGCTTGTTTGAAGAAGTGGAATTGCTCATTACCCCTCGTTTACTGGGAGAAAACATACGCTTTGAAAAACTAATCCACCCCTGCTCGCTAGCATGCTATGAAGAAGGTCTAAAACAAGTCATCGTCAACTTACTGAACAACGCCATAGACGCGGTACAGTATCGGCCGGACAAATTTGTAAGCGTGATCGCCACATCCTCGGACGGTTGGCTGTATTTGAGTGTGGAGAACAACGGAGAAATGATTCCACCGGAGATTGTTGAGAGTCTGTTTCAACCGTTTTTTACGACCAAGCAAAACGGGACAGGCATCGGATTGTCCATTTGCAAAAATATCATTGAAAAGCATCATGGCACCATTCATTGTGATTCCAATGAGAAGCGCACCCGTTTTATCGTATCACTGCCCATTGAATCTGTAGCAGATCAACCTCTCCCCAAAGTCTGA
- a CDS encoding TerC family protein, whose translation MEEHFWLGLVHIFMIDLVLSSDNAVVIGMACRGLSRKERTRAVMYGTLGAIFLRILLTSLTTWMLDIPLVKAIGGFLLLWIACKLMLGENEDLADVSRNQTVGQAVRTIILADFVMSLDNVLAVGGAAHGDLWLVMLGLLMSIPLLMWGSAWVARLMNRFSWLVIVGGGILAFTAVEMCLEDPYIWKWINPFMLNHMWLPVIVAALVMLWARIKRA comes from the coding sequence ATGGAAGAGCATTTTTGGCTGGGACTGGTGCATATCTTTATGATTGACCTTGTCTTGAGCAGCGACAATGCGGTTGTAATTGGGATGGCCTGCCGGGGGTTATCACGTAAAGAGAGAACGCGAGCCGTCATGTATGGGACATTGGGAGCTATTTTTTTGCGTATTTTACTGACAAGCTTGACAACCTGGATGCTTGATATCCCCCTGGTTAAGGCGATAGGCGGGTTTTTATTGCTGTGGATAGCATGCAAGCTGATGCTAGGAGAAAACGAAGATTTGGCAGATGTTTCACGCAACCAGACAGTTGGTCAGGCGGTGCGAACAATCATATTGGCAGATTTTGTAATGAGTCTGGACAACGTTTTGGCGGTTGGCGGTGCAGCTCATGGCGATTTATGGCTAGTCATGCTCGGGCTCCTGATGAGCATACCGCTACTTATGTGGGGGAGCGCCTGGGTAGCACGGCTCATGAACCGCTTCAGCTGGCTCGTCATCGTCGGAGGAGGCATACTCGCTTTTACAGCCGTTGAAATGTGTCTGGAAGATCCGTACATATGGAAATGGATCAATCCGTTTATGCTCAATCATATGTGGCTACCGGTCATTGTTGCTGCTCTCGTCATGCTGTGGGCTCGCATAAAAAGGGCGTAA
- a CDS encoding YkoP family protein produces MNSSLLMLWGLWDDVYQRCTRLRYIEKGANIFRVVPLRYRGETLVTSDNQKIYNGDLIVKIHIHNYYFATLCKGVKDDLRLALLLRRHIMLSLPKLAAYLETMAERESIKGIVGTTMLHKGVQPLGFSISDVPMNWFFRYKRWYLRLLLRIIHPDGKRRVQTWNHEMPLKRVYMSKEALLERYGTNQSPTGDLL; encoded by the coding sequence ATGAATTCGAGCCTCTTGATGCTCTGGGGGTTGTGGGACGACGTTTATCAGCGCTGCACGCGGCTTAGGTACATTGAAAAGGGAGCCAACATCTTCCGAGTAGTTCCACTGCGATATCGAGGTGAGACACTGGTCACATCGGACAATCAAAAGATTTACAACGGTGATCTCATTGTAAAGATACATATCCATAACTATTACTTTGCGACGCTATGCAAAGGGGTCAAGGACGATCTGCGGCTCGCCTTGCTTCTTCGGCGCCACATTATGCTCTCTTTGCCCAAGTTGGCAGCTTACTTGGAGACAATGGCGGAACGGGAAAGCATCAAAGGGATCGTCGGTACGACAATGCTGCACAAAGGTGTCCAGCCTTTGGGCTTTTCGATCTCGGATGTGCCCATGAACTGGTTTTTCCGCTACAAACGCTGGTACTTACGCCTACTCTTACGAATAATACACCCCGATGGTAAGCGTCGCGTGCAGACATGGAATCATGAAATGCCCTTGAAACGTGTGTACATGTCCAAGGAAGCATTGCTGGAGCGCTATGGCACCAACCAGTCACCTACAGGAGATTTACTCTAA
- a CDS encoding MGDG synthase family glycosyltransferase: protein MGKRFLLVTEEWAGSGHRMAAQALAEELRARPGSESTRVVGGLETASPALRELSRFFYLGMLRYAPPLWQRLYEQEKIWSTTLRKPLGWWLSLKLTHELLIEEQPDVVIATHAYCLSALALAKQKMDKPFHLVSVPTDYHINHFWVHPQIDSYIVAHEQLAAVLTNKYQVSADKIHVHGIPVRPAFHEAGKRDKPGWRTKLGLSLDRFTVLVSGGEGGYGGIQEMLYELIKIQTPLQIIVITGKNAKLQMQLEAWIRLETSQHHVVFIKGYEPQMWQWIGAADVYISKPGGISCAEALALRTPLILYRPLPGQERRNSAFFMQNEAAVIVERPEEIHEVINRLRIREQWERVIEKMESLRRPEAAYRTAEYLLGL, encoded by the coding sequence ATGGGGAAACGATTTCTGTTAGTGACGGAAGAATGGGCTGGCAGCGGCCACCGAATGGCTGCTCAGGCTCTTGCAGAGGAATTGCGAGCAAGACCAGGTTCTGAGTCCACACGAGTCGTAGGAGGATTAGAGACGGCCAGTCCTGCTTTACGGGAGCTGTCCCGTTTTTTTTATCTGGGGATGTTGCGATATGCACCACCTCTCTGGCAGCGCCTCTATGAACAGGAGAAAATATGGAGTACGACATTGAGAAAGCCGCTGGGTTGGTGGCTTTCTTTGAAATTGACTCATGAACTACTAATAGAAGAACAGCCTGATGTAGTCATCGCGACTCATGCATATTGCTTGTCAGCCTTGGCACTCGCCAAGCAAAAAATGGACAAGCCTTTTCATCTCGTTAGCGTACCGACGGATTACCATATCAATCACTTTTGGGTACATCCACAAATCGATTCGTACATCGTTGCCCACGAGCAACTGGCAGCCGTTCTGACGAATAAGTACCAGGTGAGTGCTGACAAAATTCATGTTCACGGAATTCCGGTGCGCCCTGCGTTTCATGAAGCAGGAAAAAGGGACAAGCCTGGCTGGCGAACCAAGCTCGGCTTATCACTCGATCGTTTTACGGTGCTGGTGAGTGGAGGAGAAGGAGGGTACGGTGGAATCCAGGAGATGCTATACGAGCTGATAAAGATCCAGACTCCCCTGCAGATCATCGTAATCACTGGAAAAAATGCCAAACTGCAGATGCAGCTAGAAGCGTGGATACGACTGGAAACGAGCCAGCACCACGTCGTTTTCATTAAAGGCTACGAACCGCAGATGTGGCAATGGATAGGGGCAGCAGATGTGTATATCTCAAAGCCAGGGGGGATTAGCTGCGCTGAGGCATTGGCATTAAGGACTCCCCTCATCTTATATCGGCCACTGCCTGGTCAGGAGAGACGAAACAGTGCTTTTTTCATGCAGAATGAAGCTGCAGTCATAGTGGAGCGTCCTGAGGAAATTCATGAGGTCATAAACCGATTGAGAATCAGAGAGCAGTGGGAAAGGGTCATTGAGAAAATGGAGTCTTTGCGTCGACCTGAGGCAGCTTATCGAACCGCAGAATATCTGCTGGGGTTATAA
- a CDS encoding alpha/beta-type small acid-soluble spore protein — translation MANNNRSSNNLVVPQANQALDQLKYEIASEFGVQLGPDTTSRQNGSVGGEITKRLVSFAEQQLAGRG, via the coding sequence ATGGCTAACAACAACAGATCCAGTAACAATCTGGTGGTACCACAAGCGAATCAAGCTTTGGACCAACTGAAATACGAAATCGCTTCTGAATTCGGCGTTCAGCTTGGACCTGACACCACTTCCCGTCAAAACGGTTCGGTTGGTGGAGAGATTACAAAACGTCTTGTCTCCTTCGCTGAACAGCAATTGGCTGGACGTGGCTAA
- a CDS encoding DUF421 domain-containing protein has translation MPDWLNITLRSIGALIYLFLLTKLIGKRQIRQLTYIEYIVGITVGSIAAFMATEMDGPIYHSLISLTIFAAFPALSEWLSLKSKWYRDIMEGKSTIVVQDGKILENNLAKEKLTSEDLLEQLRVKNVFRVADVEFAMMETSGELTVLLKSDQQPVTPGQLGLNVAPAKMPQTIIMDGKIMPKPLATIGKNQVWLETQLKKRRTTVEDVFLGQVDETGNLYLDFVSDAGSNKKKPQIQETYETLKQCLQDLEQQANAEQNSKLQQKYKDNATKLEEILKQIQPQYKH, from the coding sequence ATGCCAGACTGGCTTAACATAACACTTCGCTCGATAGGGGCATTGATCTATTTGTTTCTCCTCACCAAATTAATCGGCAAAAGACAAATTCGGCAGCTTACCTACATCGAATACATAGTTGGGATTACCGTTGGTTCCATCGCAGCATTTATGGCAACGGAGATGGATGGGCCCATTTATCACAGCCTCATTTCCCTCACGATTTTTGCAGCTTTCCCGGCGTTGAGTGAATGGCTTTCTCTGAAAAGCAAATGGTACCGTGATATTATGGAAGGGAAATCGACGATCGTCGTTCAGGACGGAAAGATTCTGGAAAACAATCTCGCGAAAGAGAAGCTGACCTCCGAGGATTTATTGGAGCAGCTGCGCGTGAAGAATGTATTTCGTGTAGCTGATGTAGAATTTGCCATGATGGAAACGAGCGGGGAATTGACTGTGCTATTAAAATCGGATCAACAGCCTGTCACACCAGGACAGCTTGGTCTCAATGTGGCACCAGCTAAAATGCCTCAAACGATCATTATGGATGGAAAAATCATGCCGAAACCATTGGCTACCATCGGAAAAAACCAAGTATGGTTGGAAACACAACTGAAGAAAAGAAGAACGACAGTAGAAGATGTGTTTCTCGGTCAAGTCGACGAAACTGGAAATCTCTACCTTGACTTTGTGAGTGATGCGGGTAGCAACAAGAAGAAGCCGCAAATTCAGGAAACATATGAAACGCTTAAGCAATGTCTTCAGGATCTTGAGCAGCAAGCGAATGCGGAACAAAACTCGAAGCTGCAGCAAAAATACAAAGATAATGCAACCAAGCTTGAGGAAATTTTGAAACAGATTCAGCCTCAATACAAGCATTGA